The following DNA comes from Castanea sativa cultivar Marrone di Chiusa Pesio chromosome 10, ASM4071231v1.
TTTTTTGTCCCAAAAATGAAATCTTGGTTTGGCCAAGGCCTCTTGGCCGTAGCCATGCATTGAACTTAACAATAGCCTATAAAACTCAGCCATGCATTGAACTTAACAATAGCCTATAAAATTCACTAATTAAATTGAGTCAAATTTAAAGGGTAGTTGTTATTCGAAATAAAATATAGTGCTCTGCTTCTTTTATACTTTGTTGCTGATTAGCAATCTTCTGTGCTTTACTGCTACTTCCTAGCTTGGTGGTTAGTTCCTCGATCAATGGGTCGTATATGAAAAGAAATGGGCTGAATGAATGATAGTTAcattaagaaataatatatatatatatatatatatatatatatatatatgagatatgAATTAACAATAACAAATTAGGCCAGCACTCCATTTCAATATATTGAAAATTGAtaccaaaaatcacaaaaaacaaGTAAATTCAGTAATTTACTTTTTGATTTTTCTAAGATAAAGCACACCCATTATTTTTCCTAGACAGCCTATTAGGAATGTAGCATGAAATTCTTTAAAACCACATTCAGTGCCTTAGCCCGGGACAGGTCTCCAAGATCTACACCATGGTGACCACCCTCGTCAAATTGACTCACCACAACTACACCCTTCTCTTCCATCATCTTAACCAACTCAATCTGACGGTCAATCAGTGAGTCCCCTTTGCAATCAATCACCAAGACCCTCCATCCCAGCAATCTAATCTTCTCCAACCTCTGAGATCCACCACCAACCGTTGGATTGCAATACTCATGATCACGGTCAACGCCAATCGGCAACGACAACTCCCAAATAAGGTCATTCACAAACAGTGGCAGTGGCAACACAGGGTCATTGGCCAATCTTAGCTCTGACTCAGTCCTCTGGGTCCCACCAAAATATGGTTGGTGCAATATCAGCCCTTGGATTATCAAAGGCTCAAGATTTTCAATTTGATCAGCTTCACGTAGTGCTGCATGGTAGGCCACGTTGCCACCTGCACTAGAACCCATAATATAAGTGTTAGAAAAATCAGCATACTTTGTAAGCCATTCATCTTGGTTGGTTTTGATAAAGTGCAGTGTTTCCACAGCATCATCGTAAGCTGCAGGCAAACGATGCTCAGGAGCAAGACGATAGTCAACTGATACGATGATAGCATTGACATCAATGGCAATGTTTGAGCAAAAGTCATGGAACACTGTTGAGGCTGCACTGTAAATAATGAACCCTCCGCCATGGAAGTAAACTATGAGAGGCAGTTTGGAAGAAGAGGGATTATGGAGTACTTGTTTGGGTAGGAATATTCTAACCcaggttttgtttgattggtttAGAGGGATGTCTTTGGAGAGAACTGGAGTGGGGTGATCGGGATCTGGTGTGGCTGGGGTGTTTGGAATTTTGCGGTGGCGTGTGATGGTGCCGTCGGAGTTGTTGACTATTTGGAGGTATTGGTAGGCATCAGTGGT
Coding sequences within:
- the LOC142614241 gene encoding carboxylesterase 1-like, translated to MSGQTPPSNPTTDAYQYLQIVNNSDGTITRHRKIPNTPATPDPDHPTPVLSKDIPLNQSNKTWVRIFLPKQVLHNPSSSKLPLIVYFHGGGFIIYSAASTVFHDFCSNIAIDVNAIIVSVDYRLAPEHRLPAAYDDAVETLHFIKTNQDEWLTKYADFSNTYIMGSSAGGNVAYHAALREADQIENLEPLIIQGLILHQPYFGGTQRTESELRLANDPVLPLPLFVNDLIWELSLPIGVDRDHEYCNPTVGGGSQRLEKIRLLGWRVLVIDCKGDSLIDRQIELVKMMEEKGVVVVSQFDEGGHHGVDLGDLSRAKALNVVLKNFMLHS